A stretch of DNA from Gemmatimonadota bacterium:
ATCGAGCATGCGCCTGAAAGCGAAAACGAAGTCGTGGGCCGTTACGGGCCTGCCGTCGCTCCACCGGGCGCCGGGCCGGAGGTGGAACGTCCATTCCATGGCGTCGTCGGAGACGTCGTAGTGGGTGGCGGCGCCTGGTATGGGTTGCCACAACTCGTCCCTGATAAGCAGGGTTTCGAAGGGCAGGAGCGTGGATTCACCGTCGTACAGATTGATCTGGATGTCGAGGCTGCGCGGTTCCGGGCTCATTACCCGGAAAACCTGCTGGTCGGGCGCCGCCGCGTCAGCTGGCAGCGCGACACCGACGGAATTCGTGTACTGGCCATGGGAGATTCCGGCTGGCAGCAGGACGGCCGCGGCCGGCAGCAGGAAGGCCGCGGTCGGCAGCAGGACGGAAAGTACCTTGTGCATGGAGGTTCCGGGGTAAGGTGTATTTGAATCGTCTCTACTGTCAATGCGTGGTCAATATAGACCCGCCGTCGAAGGCTGGTCAAGAGATTGTCCGTCGTCCTGTATTTGCTTGACATCCTCCATCCCTGCGCCTACTTGATTACACGGCGTTTCCGTCAAGATCGGTGTTCAGTCCCGGGTCATGCTCATGCTGTCCGAAAGTACCTTTACCTTCGACCGCGTAGTCCGCATCGCCATCGCCGTGGGCGTGATCTGGCTGTTGATCACCCTGATCGCCTACCTGAGCGATGTGCTCATCCCCTTCGCCGTCGCACTGCTGCTCGCCTATCTGATCAATCCCCTGACTTCCTGGCTGCAACGGAAACTGCCCTTCAAGCACCGAATCATCTCTGTACTGCTGAGCCTGACGATCATTCTCGCGGCCGTGATCCTGTTCCTTTCCGTTCTGATCCCGATGGTCGTGTCCGAAGTCGCACAGATGCAGCGGCTGCTCTCCGGGCTGGTGGACGCGGACCAGTGGCAGGCGAGACTTCAGGACTATGTGCCCGAGGAAATCAGGATGTACATCGCGGACCTGGTCCGCTTCGAAGAACTGGTCCAACTGCTGAACTTCGAGAACATCCGGCTGTTCTTTCAACAGGTCCTGCCCGGCATATGGGGCGTATTCTCAGGCACCATCAGCTTCGTCATCGGTCTTGCGGTCATCATCGTCATCCTGCTCTACCTGGTGTTCATCCTGCTGGACTTCGACGAGATCTCCGAAGGCTGGAAGGACCTGATCCCCGATCAGTACCGGAAGGTCGTCCTCGACGTCGTATCGGACTTTACCAGGGCCATGCGGGTGTATTTCCGCGCCCAGGCCCTCATCGCCTTCATCGTCGGCCTGCTCTTCGCGCTGGGCTTCTGGCTGATCGGCCTGCCCATGGGCATATTGCTGGGCCTTTTCATCGGGCTGCTCAACATGGTGCCCTACCTGCAGGTCGTGGGCCTCATCCCGGCGGTGCTGTTCGCGATTGTCGGGGCCCTGGGCGCCGGCGAAAGCATCTGGGTCATGCTCATCCTCGTCCTGACCGTGTTCGCCGTCGTACAGGTCATCCAGGACGCCATCCTGGTGCCCAGGATCATGGGCAGGGCGACCGGGTTCAATCCGGCCGTGATCCTCCTTTCCCTGTCCATCTGGGGAAAACTGCTGGGTATCCTCGGGTTGCTGATCGCGCTGCCGGTGACTTTCCTGGCCCACTCGTACTACAAGCGGTTCCTGAAAGGATCTCAACCGGTGGAGGAGCAGTAAATGGACAGGATCTCCTGGGACGAGTATTTCCTGCGCATCGCCTATGCCGTTTCGGCGCGATCGAACTGCATACGCCGGCACATCGGCGCTGTGATCGTGAACGACAAGATCATCACCAGCACGGGCTACAACGGCACTCCCATGGGCATTCCCAACTGCTTCGACGGCGGATGCAGGCGGTGCAACTCGGACGGACCGTCCGGGGCGAACCTCGACGAATGCATCTGTATACACGCCGAAGAAAACGCCATCGTCTTCGCCGCGCGCCACGGGTCATCCACGAGCGGCGCCACGCTCTACACGACCAACAAGCCCTGCCTGGGCTGCCTGAAAAAGTCCATCCAGGCGGGGATCCGCCGGGTGGTCTATGCGGAGGAGTACGCCTACACGAAGTCCGTCGCAGAGGTGTATGAGTGGCTGGTGGGAGAATCCGGTATCAAAATGGTCGAATTGAAGTTGGACCAGCATCCGGAGACCGTCGTGCATACGGTCTGACAACCCCGTGAGCCGAGGGATATTCTGCTTGACGCGCAGCCGGCCATTCCGGAAATTACGCGGCGAATCAACAAGGACCATTGAACGTGCGAACCGGGTGACGTTTTGCATACCACCGAACGCATTACGCAGTCGGACTTCGTCTATCGCCGGAGGAAGGACACGGAAACGAAGGTCCTGTCCTTTTCCGAAGCGTATCCCGATTACCATCCTCAGGATCGCGTGGGACTGGTCTCACCCCGGTTGGAAGACGGCGTGTTCGGGTTGGCCGGCGCCGTCCTCGGCCTGGCGACCGGGTTCTACGACTGCCTCCGCTCGAAAGGGGGCGAGTTCTTTAATTATCCCCAGCATCACGCGTTTATCGGGGGACGGAATGGGCGCGTGCACACGCGAAGCGGTGACCAGGACCTTACCATCCCGGAGTTGGGAAGTGCCTGGGGATGGCTCGACGTCTGGCCGGAGACCAACTGGCATCTCTGTCCGGCGACGCCGGCCGGCATGCTCGAGGCGGCCTTCCGCCTCCAGGTCAACCGTCTTTTCTGGCCGTCTACATTCATGCCCGGAACCGTGGATAAACCGCTTTCGCATTATGCGTACAGACTGCTGCGCGGAAGGCTTAAATCCGTCTGGTATTACGACTGCGAGGCTGGGAACCTGGAAGTCCGGGCATCGGGGGCCGCCGCGGACGTCATCCGGGAAAGCCTGGAACGTCTGCCCGGTCGAACCCAGGAGCCGGATCACGAACTAAACGCAACCTCCCGGCCGGGGTTTGATAGCCGGTTCAATCCCGTGGAACCTGAAGCGTTTCTTGAAGATATGTCGGTCTGCTTTACTGATGGATGAACTGAAAGAATCCATGCCATAATGGAGCCATGCCAAAAAGGAGCAGTGAATCATGGTGGACAGATCCTACCTTTTCGACGATGACGCCATGCGCGACTTCATCGTGAACGGCTATCACGTAATCAATGTGGACAAGCCGGTCGCGTTGCACGATGACATCTACGAGAAAACGAAGGCAATCATCGACGAAGACGGGAATCCGGGGAACAACCTGCTGCCTCGCGTGCCCGAGATCCAGCAGGTCTACGACGATCCCAAGGTGCAGGGCGCGCTGACGAGCCTGCTCGGACCGGACTACGTGATGCACGCCCACCGCCACCCGCACGTGAACCCGCCGAACAGCCGGGGAGGCGCCTGGCACAAGGACAGCTACTGGGGTTACACCAAGGTGCGGGACCACCATCCGCGCTGGATCATGGCCATGTACTATCCCCAGGACACCCCGGTGGAAATCGGTCCGACGGGGGTGATCCCGGGAAGCCACTATATCGAGTCCCGCGAGGAGACCGTCGGCGGGAATGGGTCCGTTCCCGACGGGTTCCCCGCGAGCGGCAAGGCAGGCACCGTTACCATCATTCACTTCGACCTCTGGCACCGGGCGTATCCGAACCAGACGGACAAGGTCCGGTACATGATGAAGTTCCAGTTTACGCGGATGTCGGAGCCCGATCGCCCCGGGTGGGACCGGCAGCGCGAAGATATCGACCTCGGCGATCTGTCGGAAGATCCCCGGAGCGCCATGTGGCGGAACATGTGGCACTGGCTCGCCGGAAACGGGTCGGCCGGGACCCGGCAGGAAGGCGGGGAGGACGTCGAGTCGCTCGCCGGCGACCTGACCCACGAACTCGAGCAGAAGCGCCTGCACGCGGCCTATACCCTGGCGGAGTGCGGGGAGGCTGCCTTGCCCCACCTGATGGAAGCGCTCCAGCATGAACGGGACGAGGTCCGACGGGAAGCGTGCTATGGGCTCGGCGCGCTGGGTGCCGCGGCCGTCGAACCGCTGGTCTCCCTGCTCGGGCATGGGAACGAGCGGATCCGGGGCTATGCGGTCTACGCCCTTGGAGACATCCGGCACGGCAACCCGTCGGTAGCGGCGCGCCTGGCGGGTCTGTCTGACGACCCGTCACCCTTTGTCCGCCAGAACCTGGCCGATGCCCTCGGCCAGATGAAGCTGGCCGCGGATTCGGCCGTTCCCGCGCTGATTGGCATGATGAAGGACGAGGATGAGCAGGTGCGCTCCAGGAGCGCCTACGCGCTGGCCCGGTTCGGGGACGATGCCCAGGTGGCCATTCCACAACTCGCGGACGCGTGTTACGATGAAAACAGGTACGTGCAGGGCCAGGCCGCCATCGCCCTCGAACAGATCGGTACGCCGGAAGCCCTGCGCACGCTGCTGCACTGGTTGCAGGCCTCGCGGTGGTGTCCCCTGACGACGGCGAAGAGTACGTACTAGCAGCCGGTTCCCGACCGCTACCAGTCGTGTATCATATGACCCTGTCCGGGATAGAACAGGGCGTCCGCGATGAAGGACAGGACGATGCCCAGGGTGTAGCCTAGCAGCACGCCCAGGAAGAACCGCTGGCCCGTGCGGTAGGCGCCGGTCCCGACCTTCAGCAGGATGAACTTGACGAGCCAGGCGAGGAAAACGGACAGGATCGAGTCCCGTATATTGCTGGCGAAGC
This window harbors:
- a CDS encoding AI-2E family transporter, with the translated sequence MLSESTFTFDRVVRIAIAVGVIWLLITLIAYLSDVLIPFAVALLLAYLINPLTSWLQRKLPFKHRIISVLLSLTIILAAVILFLSVLIPMVVSEVAQMQRLLSGLVDADQWQARLQDYVPEEIRMYIADLVRFEELVQLLNFENIRLFFQQVLPGIWGVFSGTISFVIGLAVIIVILLYLVFILLDFDEISEGWKDLIPDQYRKVVLDVVSDFTRAMRVYFRAQALIAFIVGLLFALGFWLIGLPMGILLGLFIGLLNMVPYLQVVGLIPAVLFAIVGALGAGESIWVMLILVLTVFAVVQVIQDAILVPRIMGRATGFNPAVILLSLSIWGKLLGILGLLIALPVTFLAHSYYKRFLKGSQPVEEQ
- a CDS encoding dCMP deaminase family protein, with product MDRISWDEYFLRIAYAVSARSNCIRRHIGAVIVNDKIITSTGYNGTPMGIPNCFDGGCRRCNSDGPSGANLDECICIHAEENAIVFAARHGSSTSGATLYTTNKPCLGCLKKSIQAGIRRVVYAEEYAYTKSVAEVYEWLVGESGIKMVELKLDQHPETVVHTV
- a CDS encoding HEAT repeat domain-containing protein — its product is MVDRSYLFDDDAMRDFIVNGYHVINVDKPVALHDDIYEKTKAIIDEDGNPGNNLLPRVPEIQQVYDDPKVQGALTSLLGPDYVMHAHRHPHVNPPNSRGGAWHKDSYWGYTKVRDHHPRWIMAMYYPQDTPVEIGPTGVIPGSHYIESREETVGGNGSVPDGFPASGKAGTVTIIHFDLWHRAYPNQTDKVRYMMKFQFTRMSEPDRPGWDRQREDIDLGDLSEDPRSAMWRNMWHWLAGNGSAGTRQEGGEDVESLAGDLTHELEQKRLHAAYTLAECGEAALPHLMEALQHERDEVRREACYGLGALGAAAVEPLVSLLGHGNERIRGYAVYALGDIRHGNPSVAARLAGLSDDPSPFVRQNLADALGQMKLAADSAVPALIGMMKDEDEQVRSRSAYALARFGDDAQVAIPQLADACYDENRYVQGQAAIALEQIGTPEALRTLLHWLQASRWCPLTTAKSTY